The Maylandia zebra isolate NMK-2024a linkage group LG4, Mzebra_GT3a, whole genome shotgun sequence genome includes a window with the following:
- the LOC106675411 gene encoding uncharacterized protein LOC106675411 → MVDKDFAEINALQKVFPESAILLCWYHVLQAVNRWLSKSESGVHGLSNTQKRNEIISFFCKLKACTSEDDFKATSAEFCQTFKQYPLVCQYFQKHWEGIGHMWCDYGRRFSHARSETNNVIERFFHRLKYQFLSGYKNRRLDDLIEVLLGKADDYFSVIKTLQDVGRMKNRFADTLSQVSDSASRLMESGWALKITVKNSHGVNAYQVPSESREDMVYDVCPVESYCNCTYGLRGLLCKHLVLLAKLAEADNDIYPNMETDISTLARIAVKERHYFVHCEDLKVIKMPSLFGNLCFFASAETLQCTCCTFSHYNTCACLKVACSHFKQMKNSLKSPLSTLNDTPVVESTDKKCTEDAVGKLNAVLDTVKQWAFIPEGITAMIDELHTNVLKTKQVGKSICQYEIKTTDNARKIRPLYSSKKRSASIDIPTVCENECEQSITTERETSSGENENLLEYKTKKRRVKAKYMHK, encoded by the exons ATGGTTGACAAAGACTTTGCGGAAATAAATGCTTTGCAGAAGGTTTTTCCAGAGTCAGCTATCCTTCTATGCTGGTACCATGTCTTGCAG GCTGTTAATCGATGGCTTTCAAAATCAGAGTCCGGGGTCCATGGGCTTTCTAACAcccaaaagagaaatgaaatcatttctttcttttgtaagCTGAAAGCTTGCACATCT GAGGACGACTTTAAAGCCACATCAGCAGAGTTCTGCCAGACATTTAAGCAATACCCTTTGGTGTGCCAGTATTTTCAGAAGCACTGGGAAGGCATTGGCCACATGTGGTGTGACTACGGCCGTCGCTTCAGTCACGCTCGTTCTGAAACAAACAATGTGATTGAAAG atttttccacCGCCTGAAATACCAGTTTTTATCTGGCTACAAGAATAGGCGTCTGGATGATCTGATTGAAGTGCTCCTAGGGAAGGCCGACGACTACTTCTCAGTCATAAAAACCCTGCAAGATGTGGGCCGCATGAAAAACAGGTTTGCTGACACCTTGTCTCAAGTTTCAGACTCTGCTTCAAGACTGATGGAAAGTGGTTGGGCTCTTAAAATTACAGTCAAGAACAGCCATGGAGTTAATGCATATCAAGTCCCATCTGAGTCAAGAGAAGACATGGTGTATGATGTCTGCCCTGTTGAGTCCTACTGCAACTGTACATATGGCTTACGAGGACTTCTTTGCAAGCATCTAGTGTTACTTGCAAAATTAGCAGAGGCTGACAATGACATCTATCCAAACATGGAAACAGACATTTCTACCTTGGCAAGAATTGCAGTGAAAGAAAGGCATTACTTTGTACACTGTGAGGacttgaaagtgataaaaatgccAAGTTTGTTtggaaatctgtgtttttttgcATCGGCTGAAACACTTCAGTGCACTTGTTGTACGTTCTCTCACTATAACACATGTGCTTGCCTGAAGGTGGCTTGTAgccattttaaacaaatgaaaaactctCTGAAAAGTCCTCTATCAACTTTGAATGACACTCCTGTAGTTGAAAGCACAgacaaaaaatgcacagaagatGCAGTTGGAAAACTAAATGCTGTTTTAGACACAGTTAAACAGTGGGCATTCATTCCAGAGGGTATTACTGCAATGATAGATGAACTGCATACAaatgtcttaaaaacaaaacaagtaggCAAAAGTATATGCCAGTACGAAATAAAGACGACAGATAATGCACGCAAAATTAGGCCATTGTATTCTAGCAAGAAACGTTCGGCCAGCATCGACATTCCAACAGTCTGTGAAAATGAATGTGAACAGTCGATAACCACTGAAAGAGAAACATCctctggagaaaatgaaaaccttttggaatacaaaacaaaaaagagaagagttaaAGCTAAGTATATGCACAAGTAG